One genomic segment of Petrotoga sp. 9PW.55.5.1 includes these proteins:
- a CDS encoding GNAT family N-acetyltransferase produces the protein MLYREDGRRGYLYHLAIDKDYRRKGIGTKLVNLVFDNLKKKGIMK, from the coding sequence ATTTTATACCGCGAAGACGGTAGAAGAGGTTATCTCTACCATCTCGCTATTGATAAAGATTACAGAAGAAAAGGAATAGGAACGAAACTGGTAAACTTAGTTTTTGATAATCTAAAGAAAAAAGGCATAATGAAATAA